The Deferrivibrio essentukiensis genome has a segment encoding these proteins:
- a CDS encoding DUF445 family protein translates to MFLTAGEIVTPVVTGFVGYFTNYLAIKMLFRPHKRKWYSFGWQGVIPRNRSKLAKEVGNLVGNNLLTEKDILNSLKKEEFQIYLQNSIRNELRDLLSKDFGELNLIFEKIGIDSHEVALLLYNKVILNEELFNSVINVLLQSISELRISDFFDAEDGLKKVAEKVFGDTKWKGKLIKEVSAYLNNIILSGVSLCQAMPESFYASMLSVSENMTLKVLEYIKKISEDDEVKEKIVQKLIEVKNNSFKSGVFDQIKLGMLNLFLNEDVIRDLVKSKFPEIIQNISASDEIKDKISNIIKEKLSDILNKPIYKLIEKFKVEDFYSLKTFFEGKLLDFMNSQFLVDKIKYIISANAYELNNLRLKDVLDIIGDDSFEISHRKQLFDKLKQDKVKEIAVFNIALMIGKIRITNIYEKISQKSFRQFVDFLTTEINELLNRNVAPILQALDVKNIVEDKINSLNLYEVEDMLFSFMRDQFKWINILGFVLGFIFGAIQIIVFKLI, encoded by the coding sequence TTGTTTCTGACTGCGGGTGAAATAGTTACGCCAGTTGTGACCGGTTTTGTCGGTTACTTCACAAACTATCTTGCTATAAAAATGTTATTTAGGCCCCATAAAAGAAAGTGGTACAGCTTTGGTTGGCAAGGGGTTATCCCGAGAAACAGGTCAAAGCTTGCAAAAGAGGTTGGAAATCTTGTTGGTAATAATTTGCTAACTGAAAAGGATATCCTTAATTCTTTGAAAAAAGAGGAGTTTCAAATATATCTTCAAAATTCTATCAGGAATGAATTGAGAGATTTGCTCTCAAAAGATTTTGGAGAGCTGAATCTTATATTTGAAAAAATAGGAATTGATAGCCATGAAGTTGCGTTATTGTTATACAATAAAGTTATTCTTAATGAAGAGCTTTTTAATTCGGTTATTAATGTTTTATTACAAAGTATAAGTGAGTTAAGAATATCAGACTTTTTTGATGCGGAAGATGGCCTTAAAAAGGTTGCAGAGAAGGTATTTGGAGATACCAAATGGAAAGGTAAGCTCATAAAAGAGGTTTCCGCTTACCTTAATAACATTATTTTATCAGGTGTTTCGCTTTGCCAAGCTATGCCGGAAAGTTTTTACGCATCAATGTTGTCAGTATCAGAAAATATGACACTTAAAGTTTTGGAATATATTAAGAAAATTTCAGAAGATGATGAGGTTAAAGAAAAAATTGTTCAAAAGCTTATTGAGGTTAAGAATAATTCTTTTAAGAGTGGGGTATTTGACCAGATAAAACTTGGTATGCTTAATCTTTTTTTGAATGAAGATGTTATACGGGATTTGGTAAAGTCAAAATTTCCAGAAATAATTCAAAATATTTCTGCAAGTGATGAAATAAAAGATAAAATTTCAAATATCATTAAAGAGAAGTTATCGGATATATTAAATAAACCAATTTATAAGCTTATAGAAAAGTTCAAAGTAGAGGATTTCTATTCGCTGAAAACTTTCTTTGAAGGTAAGTTACTTGATTTTATGAACTCTCAATTTTTAGTGGATAAAATTAAATATATTATTTCTGCTAATGCTTATGAGCTTAACAACCTGAGATTAAAGGATGTATTGGATATAATCGGTGATGATTCTTTTGAAATAAGCCATAGAAAGCAGCTTTTTGACAAATTAAAGCAGGACAAAGTAAAGGAGATTGCGGTATTCAATATTGCTTTGATGATTGGAAAAATAAGAATAACAAATATTTATGAGAAAATTTCTCAAAAGAGTTTCAGGCAGTTTGTTGATTTTCTCACCACAGAAATAAATGAACTTTTAAATAGGAATGTTGCTCCTATATTGCAGGCACTTGATGTAAAAAATATTGTTGAGGACAAAATAAATTCTTTGAATTTGTATGAAGTGGAAGATATGCTTTTTTCTTTTATGAGAGATCAATTTAAATGGATTAATATTTTAGGATTTGTTTTGGGTTTTATTTTTGGTGCAATACAGATAATAGTTTTTAAATTAATATAA